In Hirundo rustica isolate bHirRus1 unplaced genomic scaffold, bHirRus1.pri.v3 scaffold_409_arrow_ctg1, whole genome shotgun sequence, the genomic stretch GTTGGTGATTTATGGCCTCCAATAGAGCAGGAGCTGCGCAGCATCGAAAATTTACTGGGTCGGGAGCGCACCAGAAATCTTACTCGTGCCCTCCGGGCGTCTTTTGAAATGTGCAGcgaaataaaaacccctgaacCGGTTTTGACACCGTGGAGGTTCAGTGGGTGCCACGGCAGCCCGGAGAGTctcatttaaatgcaaatgcCTCACAAACTTCAGCAGCAGATCCTGTTTAAATGTATAAAATGCCAGGGAGGACATTCCAGGATTGACACTCACTGTGAAACTTTAAAGAAGATTATGAAAATAATCcaggttggttgtttttttttatttttgtttggtttttagcTGGAAGCTGAGGCTGTGCCTGAAGTGTCTGAAAAATATGGAATTAGTTCTGTTCCAACGTTCTTGTTCTTTAAGGTAAGAGGAAATGGATTTAAGAGGAAATGACTTTAAGAGAAAATGGATTTAAGAGAAAATAGAATTCATGTGCACTCTTAATACTTATACTTGTGTAATACTCTGCCAGAACCTTAGGAGCTTTGTCAGTGAGGAAACACCTCTGTGACTGATTGAAGTTTATCCAGTGGAACCTAAAAATGGAGATAGAAATGGTTTTTGCACTTTATATGGAATATTTCAGGGCTTCCTTAAGTGCTTCAGAATTCATacatactttttattttagttgTACTTGGGTCAGAAAATTTACAgcaacttttctttgtgttgtaGTTGGGAGAAAACCCGAGTAAGTATGGTAATAGTAGAAATAAGAAATCTCTGTTTGGATGCTGTTTGCCTGTGATGATAAAAttgataatattttctttagtaaGTGTTTACAGAGGCAAACTTGCTGCTGTTACTGATGCCTTGGAGTGGCTCCCTAGAACAGAGGCTACACAAGATTAAgagaataaatttatttttattattatggaTATTTATTAAAGGCCTCCAATAGGCACACTTTGGGCAGTCAGAGCCTTCACCCAAGGTGGATGATGGTCCCcagtttttcagacagaaatgaGTTTGGTCCATTTATGTGTCAGGGGTTAATCCTCCGGTTACAGcctcaggtaatgaagtcatttacctCAGTTTGCTCCTCCcaaattcttttatttatatttaatttatttatatttaatttaaacttttatttatacttttcatGGCCTGAGGCTGGAGGGAGCCCTTGAGTTTCAAGCCCAGggggattgttttgtctgatCAAAGAGTGAAGATGGTTACTGCACTTTATactgagctcagagctgggcaCTGATGCAGGATCAGAAAACCAGAAGCGCTGAAATCCCTTCAGGCTCGAGCCTGGCCGTGCAGACCTGGAAggctgggctttgctgggagGGAGTGCCGTGCTTTTAGGCCACCCTGGACTGAGGGCTGTGTTTCTTTCCCTGCAGAATTCCCAGAAGGTGGACAGGCTGGACGGGGCGCACGCGCCGGAGCTGACGCAGAAGGTGCAGCGGCACGCGGCCGGCGCTGcgcccgcgcccggccccgccgcctctgcccaggagcagctccatgccCGCCTCAAGAAGCTCATCAACGCTGCCCCCTGCATGCTCTTCATGAAGGGTTCTCCCAAAGAACCCCGCTGTGGTGAGCATTTCCTGgcatttctctcctttctggCGGCATTTTTCCATGCTCACCCCAAGTGCTCGTGCGAGTATTGCTGGTAAAGTGATGCCTCAGGatttcagctttgctgttgTTCACCCGTTTGTGGCCCTGCAGCTCTTTAGTGGGTgactccaaactccacacacagcTCTTCATGAAGGGCTCTCCCAAAGAACCCCGCTGTGGTGAGCATTTCCTGgcatttctctcctttctggCAGCGCTTTCCCCGTTCCTTCGGTTTTTCCGTGCTCACCCCAAGTGCTCGTGCGAGTATTGCTGGTAAATGATGCCTCAGGatttcagctttgctgttgTTCACCCGTTTGTGGCCCTGCAGCGCTTTAGTGGGTGACTCCAAACCCCGCACACagcgggagctgctgctctcccgttctgctcacacacagaattcctctccaggcctggggatcagggacacctcactgcctggGGCCTGAGAGATGGAGCAAActtggggtgaatgacttcattaaCTGGAGCTCTAATTGGGAGATGAgccccaatgtgcaaatggaccagactgatcaaagtgtgaaacCCGTGACCACTGTCCATTTctggggggctttgtctgccctgaATGCACCTGAAGGCCCTTCCATAAATACAACTGCTCTTTATTCCCTGAACTCTGCCTGGCCTCTGTTTGCAGGTGGTTCCAAAGCAGCggcagagctggtgctgcagtAGTTGAATTTTGGGGTGAATTGGTGGATTAGGGGCTCTGTGAGGAGCGTGGGGTGGGTGATGTTACCCTGCCCCGggctctgtcctgctggagcTCAGTTTGGTGCCGTGCATGGGgtgtgcaggggctgctggagctgagttggttttccaaccaaaaccagcaaTTTCAGGATCCTCCTTCTCCCTCACAAACTCCATAAatgcagcaggaaaggaaggaaaagcaacttAAAAAcgtcacaggaaaaaaaaagccagttcctACCCCTGACAGCTGCACTTTCTGTGCTGCCCCGTCCCTGTTTAAACCTTGagctttcattcttttttcgGAGCCTTTAAGCATTGTCTCCCCCTCTCTCTTCATTTAATATTTGTGTAAAGGTTTTCATTTGCTCAGCGTTTCTTGCAGGGAATTGGAAGGATTGCAGGGGGCTGGAATGCAAACCTGGCAAAGAGCAAACCTGATTATTAGATTGATTTAGGGGCAAACCCTGCTGGATCCTCTCTGCAGATGATGTGATTGGGTTGTCTGGGAGGTGGAAAAAGATGACTCTAAATCAAATAATATTACAGTTTTCATACCTACAACTCTTTACAAATAATGTGACAATTTTCTCAGGGAAAAagattagtttaaaaaaaaagagagagactcttctcctcATGTTGGCCACTTATGAACACATAAAATCTTGTAAAATCAGAATATTCAGTGCTTGGTATCTTGCTGAGAGTGTTGGTATGAAAATCtgccagagaggaaaacaaaacgTGGTGTGAAGGTATCAAAGAGGTAATAAAATAACACGAAACACccaggaaaacataaaataaattaaaaaataaaaaaggagttTGCCTTTTAGGTGAAATAGGGAAGGAGGCTCCTAAATTAAGTACGAGTAGAAAATACAAGTAGTAAATACTTACATAAGTATAatataatagtaataatatATAGTAGAAGTAGAAATATAAGtagtaaatatttatgtaatatatatatttataatatataagtaattatatatttttataagtaGTAATATATCGTATGATATAAATACAAGTAGAAAATACTTATATAatataatagtaataatatATAGTAGAAGTATATAAGTAGTGAATATTTATGTaagtaatatatattttaaaaatataagttaattatatatttttataagtaGTAATATGTAGTATAATATAAATACAAGTAGAAAATACTTATATAAGTatataatagtaataatatATAGTAGAAGTAGAAATATAAGtagtaaatatttatgtaagtaatatatatatttaaaatatataagtaattatataattttataagtAGTAATATATAGTATAATATAAATACAAGTAGAAAATACTTATGTAAGTATATAATAGTAATAATACATAGTAGAAGTAGAAATATAAGtagtaaatatttatgtaagtaatatatatatttataatatatgtCATATataagtaattttgtaattttataaGTAGTAATATATAGTATAGTATAAATAcaagtagaaaatatttatataagcGTAATTTAATAGTAATAATGTATAGTAGAAGTATAAATACAAGTAGCAAATATTtaagtaatatatatatttataatatataagtAATACATGagtaattatatatttatataagtAATAATATATAGCATAATATAAATGCAAGTAGAAAATACTTACAAAAGCCAACTTTTTAAACTGAACTAGTGAGCACAGTAACCAAGAAATCACCGAACGCCTAAGCAGGGATGGCATTAAATGGGATTTGCCATTTCTTTGCCAGCTGTTCAGTGGGGTTTTGCCCttttgtgctgctggcagctgtggggaAGCACAGAACAGCCACCGGAGGCGTTCTGGGCTCGCTGTGGTGTAGAAAAGCCTCCTCCTGCTCGCTGCTGAGcactccaggacggtgtgggtgaatgtagacgagagatctctgaagttaggcTTTAGAAGAAGAGGTTTATCGTACGGGACGTGAGGCCTCGCTcggagccgccaggcgcagctgtgGCATGGCCTTGGACggtggggaaagaaagagataaGGGAATTCCAagaggcaggagagaggagcaaaggagaagagaacaaagagacaagaggagagaaggaacagaagggcggcccactctcgcagcccctggtaaggggtctcgaggtgggctgtaacaggcttgtgccaatggggtcacagatacctgatacttcggGGGgggttacatgtgtgggataaatcatacacaGGGGGTCGTTTTCGCAggcatccagtagctaggacatctcaaacatcacAACTTACTCTCAgttctatctcacttacaggtttcacattctcagaatccaggcaatcatatttatagggctttctggctcCATCCTCCCCAACACTGTGGAGAGCAGCTCCGTGGTCGGGCGGGCGGGGTGAGGCCGGGTGCTGAAATCCCCCCGAATCCTCCTTTTGCAGGCTTCAGCCGGCAGCTGGTGGAGATCCTGACCCGGCACGGCGTCGCCTTCAGCAGCTTCGACGTCTTCTCCGACGAGGAGGTGCGCCAGGGGCTCAAGGCCTTCTCCAGCTGGCCCACCTACCCGCAGCTCTACGTGGCCGGGGAGCTCGTCGGGGGCCTGGACATCGTCAAGGTGACGCCGTGCGCTTTCCTCCCCTTGGTGTCCTGCCGCAAACGCCTTTGGCTTCCttggttttaaattttcttgccttttccaCCTCGTTTATTTGGATTTTGCCTCCCCCGATTTCCCCAGGAGCTCGAGGCGTCAGGAGAGCTGGACACCATCTGCCCCAAGGCCCAGAAGCTGGAGGACAGGTGGGTGAATTATAaccattttgggttttttttcctctatgttCATGTAGAGGAAAGCCCCTGTAAATTCCTGCTTTATcagaattgcctcaggaattaATTTGCTTACAGAATTCCTGAGGTTTTTCAGGG encodes the following:
- the GLRX3 gene encoding glutaredoxin-3, coding for MSFQLNLEAEAVPEVSEKYGISSVPTFLFFKNSQKVDRLDGAHAPELTQKVQRHAAGAAPAPGPAASAQEQLHARLKKLINAAPCMLFMKGSPKEPRCGFSRQLVEILTRHGVAFSSFDVFSDEEVRQGLKAFSSWPTYPQLYVAGELVGGLDIVKELEASGELDTICPKAQKLEDRLKSLINKAPVMLFMKGNKQMAKCGFSKQILEIMNNTGVDYETFDILEDEEVRQGLKSFSNWPTYPQLYVKGELVGGLDIVKELKESGELLPVLKGEN